The Hyphomicrobiales bacterium genome has a window encoding:
- a CDS encoding 5-hydroxyisourate hydrolase, translated as MPEFGTRRIAAFSGEWQAMGRLSTHVLDTVNGRPAAGVALTLERLNADGSREKLAQAVTNADGRTDAPLLSGTLVSGTYELSFAIGAYFRGLGAALPEPAFLDLIPIRFGIAEPEGHYHVPLLASPWSYSTYRGS; from the coding sequence GTGCCGGAGTTCGGCACCCGCCGCATAGCGGCGTTTTCAGGAGAATGGCAGGCAATGGGACGTCTCTCGACGCATGTCCTCGATACGGTCAACGGCCGCCCCGCAGCCGGCGTCGCGCTTACGCTGGAGCGCCTGAACGCCGACGGCTCGCGCGAAAAGCTGGCGCAGGCCGTCACCAATGCCGACGGCCGCACCGACGCCCCCCTGCTCTCCGGAACGCTGGTCTCCGGCACTTATGAGCTGAGCTTCGCGATCGGCGCCTATTTCCGCGGCCTCGGCGCCGCCCTGCCCGAGCCCGCCTTCCTGGACCTGATCCCGATCCGCTTCGGCATCGCCGAGCCGGAGGGGCATTACCACGTCCCGCTCCTGGCCTCGCCCTGGAGCTACTCCACCTATCGCGGCAGCTAG